Genomic DNA from Leucobacter triazinivorans:
CCCGGTGCTCGTGCAGTACCAGGAGTGGCTGCTGAACCTCCTCCAGGGCGACTTCGGCACCTCCTGGAAGAATGACCAGCCCATCGACAAGATCCTCGCTCTGCGGCTGCCGGTCACCCTGTCGCTCGTCACCGCGTCGGTCGCCCTCTCCGCACTGCTCGGCGCCATGCTCGGCACCCTCGCCGGCCTGCGCCCCCACAGCTGGATCGACAAGACCGTCAAAGCGGGGGCCGTCATCCTCTTCGCACTGCCCGGCTTCTGGGTCGCCGTCGTGCTCGTCATGACGTTCGCCGTGCAGCTCAAGTGGTTCCCGGCCATCGGATACGTGCAGCCGAGCGAGTCGCTGCCCGGCTGGCTGAGATCCATCACCCTGCCCGCGATCTCCCTCGCGCTGGGCGCGATCGTCATGATCGCCGAGCAGCTGCGCAACGGGATCATCCAAGCCGACGCCCAGGACTACACCCGTACGCTGCGCAGCCGGGGCATCCCGTTCTGGCGCGTCGCCCTCCACCTGCT
This window encodes:
- a CDS encoding ABC transporter permease, coding for MILFILKRLLSGIVLLFVVASGTFFLAHAAIPNPALGLLGSGATPEAIAALTVKIGADRPVLVQYQEWLLNLLQGDFGTSWKNDQPIDKILALRLPVTLSLVTASVALSALLGAMLGTLAGLRPHSWIDKTVKAGAVILFALPGFWVAVVLVMTFAVQLKWFPAIGYVQPSESLPGWLRSITLPAISLALGAIVMIAEQLRNGIIQADAQDYTRTLRSRGIPFWRVALHLLRNSAPASLTILALLFVGLLSGAIIVEQIFGIKGIGELTQSSSQNGDIPTLLGITVVTVVFVIVVNLLLDIVLGWINPKVRVK